A section of the Thermotoga caldifontis AZM44c09 genome encodes:
- the amrB gene encoding AmmeMemoRadiSam system protein B has product MRRSPVVSGSFYPASVRELTKLIEICFTSELGPGELPKKPEKLLERCVGLIVPHAGYIYSGPVAAHGYLEAAKFGNPKLVVLLGPNHTGYGARIGVWSEGSWLTPLGEVRVCSQAAELFLSNCKEASADVRSHMAEHSLEVQLPFLQYVFKDFEILPITMFPVGLTVCRSVANALDQLLRDHPSTLVIASSDFNHYEDDRTTRWKDQLAIDEILKKDPEGLYQVVARERITMCGLSPVASLLYMQSFSKVRLLKHATSGDTSGDRSHVVGYASFIFE; this is encoded by the coding sequence GTGAGGAGGAGTCCTGTTGTCTCTGGCAGTTTTTACCCTGCATCGGTCAGGGAATTGACGAAGCTCATCGAAATCTGTTTCACCTCGGAGCTGGGTCCAGGAGAGCTACCCAAGAAGCCAGAAAAACTTCTTGAAAGGTGTGTCGGGTTGATAGTCCCACACGCCGGGTACATCTACAGTGGTCCCGTGGCGGCGCACGGTTATTTGGAGGCGGCGAAGTTTGGCAATCCGAAACTGGTCGTACTGCTTGGCCCAAACCACACAGGGTACGGTGCCCGGATTGGCGTCTGGAGCGAGGGTAGCTGGCTCACACCGCTCGGTGAGGTTCGTGTTTGCAGTCAGGCGGCCGAGCTGTTCCTGAGCAACTGTAAGGAGGCTTCGGCGGACGTCCGAAGCCACATGGCCGAACATTCTCTCGAGGTCCAGTTGCCCTTCCTTCAGTACGTTTTCAAAGACTTCGAGATACTCCCAATAACGATGTTTCCCGTCGGGCTGACTGTGTGCAGATCGGTCGCGAACGCTCTGGATCAGTTGCTGAGAGATCATCCTTCAACTCTCGTCATAGCTTCCAGCGATTTCAACCACTACGAGGATGATCGAACCACCAGGTGGAAGGACCAGCTCGCGATAGATGAAATATTGAAGAAAGATCCCGAAGGTCTGTACCAGGTGGTGGCCAGAGAGAGGATCACGATGTGCGGCCTATCGCCTGTGGCGAGTTTGCTTTACATGCAGAGCTTTTCGAAGGTGAGATTGTTGAAGCACGCGACGAGCGGTGACACGTCGGGCGACAGGTCCCACGTCGTGGGATACGCAAGTTTCATCTTCGAATGA
- the murJ gene encoding murein biosynthesis integral membrane protein MurJ — protein sequence MTKVLKYGSLFALATLISRVTGLLRDVFLANRFGVGVEFDAYSIAIAFPFLLRRAFAEGAMTSAFIPLYKEKPDKNEFASAVVTSLGIVTIGLTIFVEIFPQFVPALLASGANMETKLLAAELARISMPFIVFIFLWAVLYAIQNTSERFFFPALSPMFMNLGIILGVISCEFFSPRIVGPTLGFTLGGAAMFLSLIPGARKAGFSYRPTFAGVRDFFKLFFPALLAMTVSEFNVLIDVNVAALVGPGSVSILQYANRFYQLPFGVFGVAISTVILPLMSGEGESGRQHLKDAMRTTFFLSIPSTVGLIVLSERLIVLVYQHGAFTHSDAIKTATALLFYSLGLPFYSMMALLSRTCHAKKDMKLPFKATVISFASNAVLDFVLGLTFKTAGIALATALSGVIGMAYLLFKIRPDFDVKHFQKVLLSSFVMGSVLMVLDHVSPSRLFTVALVMIGAIVYLSLCLVLKVEEAHQLFKFIRR from the coding sequence ATGACCAAAGTTCTGAAATACGGTAGTCTGTTCGCTTTGGCAACGCTGATCTCCAGGGTCACAGGTCTGCTGAGGGACGTTTTTCTTGCGAACAGGTTCGGCGTTGGCGTTGAGTTCGATGCCTACTCCATCGCCATTGCCTTTCCTTTCCTTTTGAGAAGAGCCTTCGCAGAAGGCGCCATGACCTCAGCTTTCATACCGCTCTACAAAGAAAAGCCAGACAAAAACGAGTTCGCATCGGCCGTCGTAACGAGCCTTGGCATAGTGACCATTGGTTTGACGATCTTTGTGGAGATCTTTCCACAGTTCGTGCCCGCACTCCTTGCGAGCGGTGCGAACATGGAAACGAAGCTGCTGGCCGCCGAGCTCGCGCGCATAAGCATGCCTTTCATCGTTTTCATATTCCTCTGGGCCGTACTTTACGCCATACAGAACACGAGCGAGCGATTCTTCTTCCCCGCACTCTCTCCGATGTTCATGAATCTGGGCATCATACTCGGGGTGATCTCATGCGAATTCTTCAGTCCACGCATCGTGGGACCGACCCTTGGTTTCACCCTCGGCGGTGCGGCGATGTTTTTGAGCCTGATACCTGGAGCGAGGAAGGCAGGATTTTCCTACAGACCGACCTTCGCTGGCGTTCGTGATTTTTTCAAACTGTTCTTCCCCGCCCTCCTCGCCATGACGGTTTCTGAGTTCAACGTTCTCATCGATGTGAACGTCGCCGCGCTGGTTGGCCCGGGAAGCGTTTCAATATTGCAGTACGCGAACAGGTTTTACCAGCTACCGTTTGGAGTTTTCGGTGTGGCGATCTCGACGGTGATTTTGCCCCTCATGAGCGGTGAGGGAGAAAGTGGACGGCAACATTTGAAAGATGCGATGAGAACTACCTTCTTTTTGAGTATTCCATCCACAGTCGGTTTGATAGTGCTCAGCGAAAGGCTGATAGTTCTCGTATACCAGCACGGCGCTTTCACACATTCGGATGCGATCAAGACTGCCACGGCTTTGCTCTTCTATTCGTTAGGACTTCCTTTCTACTCAATGATGGCTCTTCTTTCAAGGACGTGCCACGCAAAGAAAGACATGAAACTTCCGTTCAAGGCCACAGTGATCTCTTTTGCGTCCAACGCGGTACTGGACTTCGTGCTCGGCCTGACATTCAAAACCGCAGGCATCGCACTGGCCACGGCCCTTTCTGGTGTCATCGGAATGGCATATTTACTGTTCAAGATCCGACCAGATTTCGATGTCAAGCACTTTCAAAAGGTGCTGCTCTCATCCTTCGTGATGGGGTCTGTGCTCATGGTACTGGACCACGTGAGTCCGTCAAGGCTCTTCACCGTAGCACTGGTCATGATCGGCGCGATCGTCTATCTTTCGCTTTGTCTGGTTCTGAAAGTGGAAGAGGCCCATCAACTCTTCAAGTTCATTCGAAGATGA
- a CDS encoding pyridoxal phosphate-dependent aminotransferase has product MQLSQRAVEAPASPIRRLIPYAEEAARKGKKIYYLNIGQPDIPTPKVYFEYAEKYRPSVVAYTHSAGLLELREAFARYYERFGIQVSPSHIIVTNGGSEAVIFAMSVVADPEDEIVVLEPFYANYAGFASQLGIKLVPVRTYPEDGYAVPKKEKFLEVIGPKTKAIIFSNPSNPTGAVYDEQQLRTIADVAVEKDLFIISDEVYREFVFDGYRAISMLTFEEISNRIIVVDSISKRYSACGARIGTFVTKNKDLYAAAMKFAQARLCPSMMSQYGTIGLLTLDENYFQQIRLEYQARRDVVYEELSKIEGAVFKKPNGAFYIAAKLPIDNTENFVKFMLTEFEVDGKTTMVAPLDGFYITPGAGVNEMRIAYVLDCEKLRDAVRILNLGIEAYRKKMP; this is encoded by the coding sequence ATGCAACTTTCACAGCGTGCCGTTGAAGCCCCGGCGAGCCCTATAAGGAGACTCATACCCTACGCCGAAGAAGCAGCGAGAAAAGGAAAGAAGATCTACTATCTGAACATAGGCCAGCCCGACATACCCACACCTAAGGTGTATTTTGAGTACGCCGAGAAGTACAGACCCTCGGTGGTAGCTTACACACACTCGGCCGGCTTGCTGGAGCTGAGAGAGGCCTTCGCACGTTACTATGAGAGGTTCGGTATCCAAGTCAGTCCTTCACACATAATAGTCACCAACGGCGGAAGTGAAGCTGTGATCTTCGCCATGTCGGTGGTCGCAGACCCTGAAGATGAGATCGTCGTGCTCGAACCGTTCTACGCGAACTACGCCGGTTTCGCCAGCCAGCTCGGTATAAAACTCGTGCCGGTGCGGACCTACCCTGAAGATGGCTATGCGGTACCGAAAAAAGAGAAATTCCTTGAAGTGATCGGGCCGAAAACGAAGGCGATCATCTTCTCAAACCCTTCCAACCCTACGGGTGCGGTGTACGATGAGCAGCAGCTGAGGACCATCGCAGACGTTGCGGTAGAGAAAGATCTGTTCATCATTTCTGATGAAGTTTACAGAGAGTTCGTCTTTGACGGCTACAGAGCCATCTCAATGCTGACCTTTGAAGAGATTTCAAACAGGATCATCGTTGTTGACAGCATTTCGAAGAGATACAGTGCGTGTGGTGCGAGGATTGGAACGTTCGTGACGAAGAACAAAGACCTCTACGCGGCAGCGATGAAGTTCGCCCAGGCACGCCTCTGCCCATCGATGATGTCTCAGTACGGTACGATAGGACTGCTGACGCTGGATGAGAACTATTTCCAGCAGATAAGACTCGAGTACCAGGCGAGGCGGGATGTAGTGTACGAGGAGCTCTCGAAAATAGAAGGTGCGGTGTTCAAAAAACCCAACGGGGCCTTCTACATAGCTGCCAAGCTTCCTATCGACAACACGGAGAACTTCGTCAAGTTCATGCTCACCGAGTTCGAAGTGGATGGCAAAACCACCATGGTGGCACCACTGGACGGGTTCTACATAACTCCGGGTGCCGGCGTCAACGAGATGAGGATCGCCTATGTTCTGGACTGCGAGAAGCTGAGAGATGCGGTCAGAATTCTGAATCTGGGAATAGAAGCCTATAGAAAGAAAATGCCATGA
- a CDS encoding class I SAM-dependent rRNA methyltransferase: MKARVFLKNNHRDFHPWIFRNEIAKFEGEFEDGDVVNVHLSDGKFYGVGYINTKSKITVRLLSLQPLSIEQIIDRRIAEAIERRKNALISGQAHRLVNGEADGLPGLVVDKYADYLVIQINTLGMERLKDLIVQKLVKYVNPIGVYEKSDAPARAKEGLQENCGWLLGKGPDIIYFEHDGLLLAADLRGQKTGAFLDHLYNSYICSAFAKDRECADIFCYTGNFALHLLKAGARTVALVDYSERSLSIAEKLLNLNGFTNYRIVQANAFDWLRENSRSEQFDLVVLDPPSFAKTSASKDSAIRGHKEINLRAMKILRKPGVLATASCTQVLSEMEFESLLSDAAKDTKVLLNVLYRGGQGFDHPFLLEVPETRYLKFIITEVRRRY; encoded by the coding sequence ATTAAAGCACGCGTCTTTCTGAAGAACAATCACAGGGATTTCCATCCGTGGATATTCCGGAACGAAATAGCGAAATTTGAAGGAGAGTTCGAAGATGGAGACGTGGTCAACGTGCATCTCTCCGATGGAAAATTCTATGGAGTTGGTTACATCAACACGAAGTCAAAGATCACAGTTAGATTGCTGTCTCTGCAACCGCTTTCAATCGAACAGATCATAGACAGGAGAATCGCGGAGGCGATTGAAAGACGAAAGAATGCACTCATCTCAGGACAAGCTCATCGTCTCGTGAACGGTGAAGCCGATGGACTACCGGGATTGGTGGTGGACAAGTACGCAGATTATCTCGTGATACAGATCAACACGCTCGGCATGGAAAGGCTGAAAGATTTGATCGTTCAGAAACTGGTGAAGTACGTGAATCCCATCGGCGTGTACGAAAAGTCGGATGCCCCAGCAAGGGCAAAGGAAGGTTTACAGGAAAACTGTGGCTGGCTCCTCGGTAAAGGACCCGACATCATCTATTTCGAACACGACGGACTGTTGCTGGCGGCGGATTTGAGGGGTCAGAAGACGGGAGCTTTCTTAGATCATCTCTACAACAGCTACATCTGCTCGGCGTTCGCGAAGGATAGAGAGTGTGCAGACATTTTCTGCTACACGGGAAACTTCGCGTTGCACCTTCTGAAAGCCGGTGCACGAACCGTTGCTCTGGTCGATTATTCGGAGCGGAGTTTGTCCATCGCAGAAAAGCTTTTGAATCTGAACGGATTCACGAATTACCGGATCGTTCAGGCGAACGCCTTCGACTGGTTGAGGGAAAACTCCCGTTCTGAACAGTTCGACCTCGTCGTTCTGGATCCGCCCTCTTTTGCCAAAACTTCCGCTTCGAAAGATTCTGCGATACGTGGCCACAAGGAGATAAACCTCAGAGCGATGAAGATTCTAAGAAAACCCGGCGTCCTCGCCACGGCTTCCTGCACCCAGGTTCTGTCGGAAATGGAATTTGAATCGTTGCTGAGCGACGCAGCGAAGGATACAAAAGTTCTGCTGAACGTTCTTTACAGGGGTGGTCAGGGTTTCGATCATCCTTTCTTGCTCGAAGTTCCAGAAACAAGGTATCTGAAGTTCATCATAACCGAAGTCAGGAGGCGATACTGA
- a CDS encoding iron-containing alcohol dehydrogenase family protein has product MWQYFMPTRIYFGERCIEQGKDALKSLGKRALVLTGKRSSKENGSLDDLMKVFSEIGVEMVLFDDVEENPTFNLVRTIVSEFAQESFDFVVGLGGGSPMDTAKAVAVLLKNPSLKVEDLYDPSKYSETLPIVAIPTTAGTGSEVTQYSVLTDDAGFKRGFSHPVLTFPKLAFLDARYTLKLSEPLTRSTGLDALCHAVEGFLSKRATPISDLYAKKSIELIAENLPIVLREPENLRARENMLLASCLAGMVISQTSTTVAHALGYPLTTFKNIRHGEATAAFLDVVVEQASMEVPEKVEFVNSILGGVSNFLKLVGFNVRVEINEEELEVWTKRAKNAPHLQWTRGNFTEELIRYLYERVKIH; this is encoded by the coding sequence ATGTGGCAGTATTTCATGCCCACGAGAATCTACTTCGGTGAGCGGTGTATCGAGCAGGGAAAGGATGCGTTGAAGTCGCTCGGTAAAAGGGCGCTCGTTTTGACCGGTAAGAGATCTTCAAAGGAGAACGGCTCGCTCGATGATCTGATGAAAGTGTTCAGCGAGATTGGCGTTGAAATGGTGCTCTTCGATGACGTTGAAGAAAATCCAACCTTCAACCTTGTGAGAACCATCGTTTCCGAGTTTGCGCAGGAATCTTTCGATTTCGTTGTAGGTCTCGGTGGTGGCAGTCCGATGGACACAGCAAAGGCTGTCGCGGTGCTGTTGAAGAACCCTTCACTGAAGGTGGAAGACCTCTACGATCCGTCGAAATACAGCGAAACCTTGCCGATCGTTGCCATTCCGACCACCGCGGGAACGGGGAGCGAGGTGACTCAGTACTCGGTGCTGACAGACGATGCAGGTTTCAAAAGGGGATTTTCACATCCTGTTCTGACATTCCCAAAGCTCGCGTTTCTCGATGCCCGCTACACGCTGAAGTTGAGCGAACCTCTGACGAGGTCCACTGGCCTGGATGCGCTGTGCCATGCGGTTGAAGGTTTTCTTTCAAAAAGAGCGACCCCCATTTCTGATCTCTACGCGAAAAAGTCTATCGAACTCATCGCGGAGAACCTGCCGATAGTTCTGAGAGAACCCGAAAACCTGCGCGCACGTGAGAACATGCTCCTGGCGTCGTGCCTCGCAGGAATGGTGATCAGTCAGACCAGCACGACCGTCGCGCATGCGCTCGGTTATCCTCTGACGACTTTCAAGAACATCAGGCACGGTGAAGCGACCGCCGCTTTCCTGGACGTGGTCGTTGAGCAGGCTTCGATGGAGGTGCCGGAAAAGGTTGAGTTTGTGAATTCGATTCTCGGGGGTGTCTCCAACTTCCTGAAGCTGGTGGGGTTCAACGTGCGAGTTGAAATAAACGAAGAGGAGCTCGAGGTCTGGACAAAAAGGGCTAAGAACGCTCCACACCTCCAGTGGACACGCGGCAACTTCACCGAAGAATTGATCAGGTATCTCTACGAGAGGGTGAAGATCCATTAA
- the nfi gene encoding endonuclease V has protein sequence MNYRNLHSWDVTAEEAVEIQKQLRSLIKLTPLEDIRYVAGVDLAFPDKESGVAAIVVLDITTMRVIEQVVAHEKVTFPYVPGLLAFREGPVFLKAWQQLNVLPDVVMFDGQGIAHPRKLGIASHMGLFIDLPTVGIAKSHLYGSFIEPPNVQGSYTFLYDKNEVIGVVVRTKVGNKPLFVSPGHKCDVLSALKLTLRCCVNHRLPEPTRLAHELTQKYKQATLFG, from the coding sequence ATGAATTACAGAAACCTTCACTCGTGGGATGTCACGGCGGAAGAAGCCGTTGAGATTCAGAAGCAACTCAGATCTTTGATAAAATTGACGCCACTGGAAGACATACGGTACGTCGCCGGTGTCGATCTTGCTTTTCCGGACAAGGAAAGTGGTGTCGCAGCGATCGTGGTCCTGGACATCACGACCATGCGCGTGATCGAGCAGGTCGTTGCTCACGAGAAAGTGACATTTCCGTACGTGCCAGGTTTACTGGCTTTCAGAGAAGGACCAGTGTTCTTGAAGGCATGGCAGCAACTGAACGTTTTACCCGACGTGGTCATGTTCGACGGTCAGGGCATCGCACACCCGAGAAAACTCGGCATTGCGTCGCATATGGGACTGTTCATAGACCTGCCCACGGTTGGCATCGCGAAATCCCACCTCTACGGCAGTTTCATCGAACCTCCGAACGTTCAGGGTTCTTACACCTTTCTTTACGACAAGAACGAGGTGATCGGCGTTGTCGTGAGGACCAAGGTTGGCAACAAGCCCCTGTTTGTATCGCCCGGTCACAAGTGTGACGTGCTGTCTGCCCTGAAGTTGACGTTGCGTTGCTGTGTGAATCACCGATTGCCAGAACCAACGCGACTGGCACACGAACTGACCCAGAAGTACAAGCAAGCCACGTTGTTCGGTTGA
- a CDS encoding LCP family protein, translating into MKLAKVLSIVTLTVILLVVLFLVLFSGWLFQFFLYRKPQVNPYSLLVVGVDAAIQGTRRADVIMIALVDHEQRKILISNVPRDLLVGNSKINAIYARSRIPGLKQTLSKLLDIDFNGAVIVDYAAFKYLGDELGPVEIHVKEPMKYSDSVQKLYIDFQPGVYQMRGDELLAYIRYRKDAMGDLARIERQKEVLMKLLENARHVSFQKLLSIFNNLQKNIDLRVSTGELVYLFSRLRKGFSVEFLSFPYAINEKGDVILDEKKLQTYKQALKEMKVQQATSTPRIILMNATVDKTRGFLEKQMNLWNEVGVEPSLIVWEDLGLSFTENSVLVLNAGMKESLEKLLSNVYPDRKFTFISVNSDPNALKTYFDLIDRLSKNRIYPRFPIDALVVVR; encoded by the coding sequence GTGAAGCTTGCAAAGGTCTTATCGATCGTAACTCTGACAGTCATTCTTCTTGTCGTACTGTTCTTGGTGCTGTTCTCAGGCTGGCTGTTTCAATTCTTCCTTTACAGAAAACCACAGGTCAATCCCTATTCGTTGCTGGTCGTGGGTGTGGATGCGGCGATCCAAGGCACGCGCCGGGCAGATGTGATCATGATCGCGCTCGTGGATCACGAACAGAGGAAAATTCTGATCAGCAACGTTCCGCGAGATCTGCTCGTAGGGAACAGCAAGATAAACGCAATTTATGCGAGGTCCCGGATTCCAGGTTTGAAACAAACCCTGTCCAAGCTCTTGGACATCGATTTCAACGGAGCGGTGATCGTGGATTACGCGGCGTTCAAATACCTCGGCGATGAACTTGGACCCGTTGAAATACACGTGAAAGAGCCCATGAAGTACTCTGACAGCGTGCAGAAACTTTACATAGACTTCCAACCGGGTGTGTATCAGATGAGAGGCGACGAACTGCTCGCTTACATAAGGTACAGGAAGGATGCGATGGGTGACCTGGCGAGGATAGAGAGACAGAAGGAAGTGTTGATGAAATTGTTGGAAAATGCCAGGCACGTGAGCTTTCAAAAGTTGTTGTCCATCTTCAACAACCTTCAGAAGAACATCGACCTGAGAGTTTCCACGGGTGAACTGGTGTATCTGTTTTCCAGACTGAGGAAGGGATTTTCCGTCGAGTTCTTGTCTTTTCCATACGCGATCAACGAAAAGGGTGACGTGATCCTCGACGAGAAAAAACTGCAGACTTACAAGCAAGCCTTGAAGGAAATGAAAGTCCAGCAAGCAACGAGCACACCACGCATCATTTTGATGAACGCCACCGTCGACAAGACGAGGGGCTTTCTGGAGAAACAGATGAACCTTTGGAACGAGGTCGGAGTCGAGCCGAGCCTCATCGTCTGGGAGGACCTGGGCTTATCTTTCACAGAAAACAGCGTTCTCGTACTGAACGCGGGCATGAAAGAAAGCCTGGAAAAGCTTTTGAGCAACGTTTATCCAGACAGGAAGTTCACTTTCATTTCTGTGAATTCCGATCCAAATGCTTTGAAAACGTACTTCGATCTGATCGATAGGTTATCGAAGAACAGGATTTATCCCAGATTTCCCATAGACGCCCTGGTAGTGGTGAGGTGA
- a CDS encoding DUF167 domain-containing protein, whose amino-acid sequence MIKLVRILVKVKPGAKSESIELMADGTLKVSVTAPAVEGKANEAVRELLAEKFSLSKSDVRIVNGRTSRFKQIDLPLDTEEIRRRLGIHQDGV is encoded by the coding sequence GTGATCAAGCTGGTGAGGATCCTCGTGAAGGTCAAACCTGGCGCAAAGAGTGAATCGATAGAGCTCATGGCAGATGGAACCTTGAAGGTGAGCGTCACCGCCCCCGCAGTTGAAGGGAAGGCCAACGAGGCGGTTCGTGAATTGCTCGCTGAAAAATTTTCCCTGAGCAAATCCGATGTGAGAATAGTGAATGGCCGGACCTCGAGGTTCAAGCAAATCGACTTACCTCTCGACACGGAAGAAATACGACGGAGACTCGGCATCCATCAAGACGGTGTGTGA
- a CDS encoding restriction endonuclease has product MLQLFVFVSLTLFFLMVLIKRKKPGKKIRTGFVQNGQQFEAYLCEIFRRAGYRVRPTKLSHDFGADLLIESSGKLVVLQAKYCNKPIDTGAVEEAVVAGTIYGTGFVGIVTNNEIPERVKEFARQFEGKTFVRKIYLIDGPALERLRRKERIV; this is encoded by the coding sequence ATGTTGCAGCTCTTCGTTTTCGTTTCGCTCACACTGTTCTTTTTGATGGTTCTGATCAAACGGAAGAAACCGGGAAAAAAGATTCGCACAGGATTTGTTCAGAACGGTCAGCAGTTCGAAGCTTATCTGTGCGAAATCTTCAGGAGGGCAGGCTACAGAGTCCGTCCTACCAAGCTCTCGCACGATTTCGGTGCCGATCTTTTGATCGAGAGCAGCGGAAAACTCGTGGTACTTCAAGCCAAGTATTGCAACAAACCGATCGATACCGGCGCGGTTGAGGAGGCCGTCGTTGCGGGGACAATATACGGGACAGGGTTCGTTGGCATCGTGACGAACAACGAGATACCGGAGCGGGTCAAAGAGTTTGCGAGGCAGTTCGAAGGTAAGACGTTCGTGAGGAAGATTTACCTCATCGACGGTCCGGCTCTGGAGAGGCTGAGGAGGAAGGAAAGGATCGTTTGA
- the kamA gene encoding lysine 2,3-aminomutase, protein MRDFKQIALWRNVSEKEWRDWRWQLANRIMTLEQLEQVINLTDQEREGIKHSLKFLRMAITPYYASLMDPDDPNCPIRKQAVPTSKELHISDGEMVDPLHEDVDSPVKGLTHRYPDRVLFLVTDQCAMYCRHCTRRRFAGETDAPLDRKYIDAAIDYIKQNRKVRDVLISGGDPLTLSDERLEEIISRLREIEHVEIIRIGTRAPVVLPMRITESLVNMLKKYHPIWLNTHFNHPKEFTEDSKKALAMLADAGIPLGNQTVLLRGVNDCPRIMKQLVHELVKNRVRPYYIYQCDLSRGLSHFRTSVAKGIEIIEYLRGHTSGFAVPTYVIDAPGGGGKIPVGPQYLISMGEGKVVLRNYEGGIFVYQEPKDYRSNCEPDEEVEGVASLLSGKDKYLLPQQLERARRIREWKEKRSSTS, encoded by the coding sequence ATGCGTGACTTCAAGCAGATAGCACTCTGGAGGAACGTGAGTGAAAAAGAGTGGCGTGACTGGAGATGGCAGCTGGCAAACAGGATAATGACGTTGGAACAGCTCGAACAGGTGATCAACCTGACGGACCAGGAACGTGAAGGTATAAAGCATTCACTGAAGTTTTTGAGAATGGCCATAACACCCTACTATGCGAGCCTCATGGATCCGGACGATCCCAACTGTCCGATAAGAAAACAAGCGGTACCCACGTCCAAGGAACTGCACATAAGCGATGGTGAAATGGTGGACCCATTGCACGAAGATGTCGACTCCCCCGTGAAAGGACTGACCCACCGTTACCCGGACAGGGTGTTGTTTCTGGTTACGGACCAGTGTGCGATGTACTGCAGGCACTGTACCCGCAGGAGGTTTGCGGGGGAAACCGACGCCCCGCTCGATCGAAAATACATCGATGCAGCCATAGATTACATAAAACAGAACAGAAAGGTGCGGGACGTGCTGATCTCCGGGGGAGACCCGCTGACTCTGTCTGACGAGAGGCTGGAGGAGATCATCTCGAGGCTCCGCGAGATAGAACACGTGGAGATCATACGTATTGGTACGCGCGCGCCTGTGGTTCTCCCCATGAGGATCACGGAATCTCTGGTGAACATGTTGAAGAAGTACCACCCGATATGGTTGAACACGCACTTCAACCATCCAAAAGAGTTCACAGAAGACTCGAAAAAAGCCCTCGCGATGCTTGCGGACGCAGGAATACCTTTGGGTAACCAGACGGTGCTGTTGAGGGGTGTCAACGACTGCCCAAGGATCATGAAACAACTCGTGCATGAACTCGTCAAGAACCGTGTCAGGCCTTACTACATATACCAGTGCGATCTGTCCAGAGGGCTTTCACACTTCAGAACCAGCGTCGCGAAGGGTATAGAGATCATAGAATACCTGCGGGGTCACACCTCAGGGTTCGCCGTGCCGACGTACGTGATCGATGCGCCTGGTGGGGGAGGAAAGATACCGGTTGGTCCGCAGTATCTGATATCCATGGGTGAGGGCAAGGTGGTTCTGAGGAACTACGAAGGTGGCATCTTCGTCTATCAGGAGCCGAAAGACTACAGGAGCAACTGCGAACCTGATGAAGAAGTTGAAGGAGTGGCTTCGTTGCTCTCTGGGAAAGATAAATATCTGCTCCCACAGCAACTCGAAAGGGCCAGGAGGATCAGAGAGTGGAAGGAAAAGAGATCGTCTACATCGTAG